The following proteins come from a genomic window of Lolium rigidum isolate FL_2022 chromosome 5, APGP_CSIRO_Lrig_0.1, whole genome shotgun sequence:
- the LOC124651510 gene encoding small polypeptide DEVIL 6-like, translated as MCLDDKWKLSKKGNQRSAAVAPAASTGSPVGLKGRTSKGSGRSVPGRLASLAREQKARLYIMRRCVTMLVCWRD; from the coding sequence ATGTGCCTGGATGACAAGTGGAAGCTGTCCAAGAAGGGGAACCAGAGGTCGGCGGCAGTGGCGCCGGCGGCGTCCACCGGCAGTCCAGTGGGCCTCAAGGGCCGGACATCGAAGGGCTCGGGCAGGTCGGTGCCGGGGCGGCTGGCGAGCCTGGCCAGGGAGCAGAAGGCCAGGCTCTACATCATGCGGCGGTGCGTCACCATGCTCGTGTGCTGGCGCGACTAG